From a single Brassica napus cultivar Da-Ae chromosome C9, Da-Ae, whole genome shotgun sequence genomic region:
- the LOC106380965 gene encoding MOB kinase activator-like 1A: protein MTANKKRERESLSSSLYKYSPLPHFSRLLLSPRLFSFSPEEKKKKLSHSLDRLIAMSLFGLGRNQKTFRPKKSAPSGSKGAQLRQHIDATLGSGNLREAVRLPPGEDANEWLAVNTVDFFNQVNLLYGTLTEFCTPDNCPTMTAGPKYEYRWADGVQIKKPIEVSAPKYVEYLMDWIETQLDDETLFPQRLGAPFPQNFKDVVKTIFKRLFRVYAHIYHSHFQKIVSLKEEAHLNTCFKHFILFTHEFGLIDKKELAPLQELIESIISPY, encoded by the exons atgacagctaataagaagagagagagggagagccTTTCGTCATCTTTATATAAATACTCTCCCCTCCCTCACTTTTCccgtcttcttctttctcccagACTCTTCTCGTTTTCACCtgaggaaaaaaagaagaaactctctcactctctcGATCGCTTAATCGCCATGAGTCTGTTTGGATTGGGAAG AAATCAGAAGACGTTCCGTCCTAAGAAGAGCGCACCTTCTGGAAGCAAG GGTGCACAGCTTCGACAGCATATAGATGCCACTTTAGGAAGTGGCAACTTGAGAGAAGCTGTTCGACTTCCTCCTGGAGAGGATGCCAACGAATGGCTTGCTGTCAACA CTGTGGATTTCTTTAATCAGGTGAACTTGCTCTATGGTACCCTTACCGAGTTCTGCACTCCTGATAACTGTCCTACTATGACTGCTGGCCCCAA GTATGAGTATAGATGGGCAGATGGTGTGCAGATCAAGAAGCCAATAGAGGTTTCTGCTCCAAAGTATGTCGAGTATTTGATGGATTGGATCGAGACCCAACTCGATGATGAGACTTTATTTCCTCAAAGGCTTG GAGCACCATTTCCTCAGAACTTCAAGGATGTGGTGAAGACAATATTTAAACGACTGTTCCGCGTGTATGCCCACATATACCATTCTCATTTCCAGAAAATCGTTAGCCTTAAAGAAgaagctcatctcaacacttgcTTCAAACACTTTATCCTCTTTACTCAT GAGTTTGGACTGATTGACAAGAAAGAACTGGCGCCTCTACAAGAGCTCATAGAATCTATCATTTCACCTTACTGA
- the LOC106418708 gene encoding protein ENHANCED DISEASE RESISTANCE 2-like gives MSKIVYEGWMVRYGRRKIGRSYIHMRYFVLEPRLLAYYKKKPQDNQLPIKTMVIDGNCRVEDRGLKTHHGHMVYVLSVYNKKEKSHRITMAAFNIQEALMWKEKIEYVIDQHQDSLVPSGQQYVSFEYKPGMDVERTASSSDHESPFSALEDEDDSRPDLLRRTTIGNGPPESIFDWTKELGSELSNHNSSNQAFSRKHWRLLQCQNGLRIFEELLEVDYLPRSCSRAMKAVGVVEATCEEIFKLVMSMDGTRYEWDCSFHNGRLVEEVDGHTAILYHRLLLDWFPMVVWPRDLCYVRYWRRNDDGSYVVLFRSREHANCGPQPGFVRAHLESGGFNIAPLKPRNGRPRTQVQHLIQIDLKGWGAGYLPAFQQHCLLQMLNSVSGLREWFLQTDERSHPIRIPVMVNMAPSSLALGKGGKPQHKSSHSIDQTNGAGRNSVLMDEDSDDDDEFQIAESEQEPDTSKPETVAKKTEEEPALDIDLSCFSGNLRHDDNENGRNCWRISDGNNFKIRGQSFCEDKRKTPAGKHLMDLVAVDWFKDTTRIDHVARRKGCAAQVAAEKGLFSLVVNVQVPGSTHYSMIFYFVTRELVPGSLFQRFVDGDDEFRNSRLKLIPLVPKGSWIVRQSVGSTPCLLGKAVDCNYIRGPTYLEIDVDIGSSTVANGVLGLVIGVITSLVVEMAFLVQANTPEELPERLIGAVRVSHIELSSATVPKLDSD, from the exons ATGTCAAAGATTGTGTACGAGGGATGGATGGTGAGATACGGAAGGAGGAAGATCGGACGATCCTACATTCATATGAGGTACTTCGTGTTGGAGCCTCGTCTTCTCGCGTATTACAAGAAGAAGCCACAGGATAATCAG CTTCCTATCAAGACGATGGTGATTGATGGCAACTGTAGAGTTGAGGATCGAGGCTTGAAGACTCATCATGGTCAC ATGGTTTACGTGTTGTCTGTTtataacaagaaagaaaaaagccaCAGAATCACg ATGGCGGCGTTCAACATCCAGGAAGCTTTAATGTGGAAGGAAAAAATCGAGTATGTCATTGATCAG CATCAAGACTCCCTAGTTCCTAGTGGTCAGCAATATGTTTCTTTTGAATATAAGCCTGGGATGGATGTTGAAAGGACTGCTTCATCGTCAGACCATGAAAGCCC GTTCAGTGCGCTGGAGGATGAAGATGACTCTCGACCTGATTTATTGAGGAGGACAACTATTGGAAATG GCCCTCCAGAATCTATATTTGACTGGACTAAGGAGTTGGGTTCCGAGTTGTCTAACCATAATTCCAGCAACCAAGCATTTTCAAGAAAACACTGGCGTCTCCTTCAGTGCCAAAATG GGCTTCGGATTTTTGAAGAGCTACTTGAAGTTGACTATCTT CCAAGAAGCTGCAGCAGGGCAATGAAGGCTGTTGGTGTAGTGGAGGCCACATGTGAGGAAATATTTAAGCTTGTGATGAGCATGGATGGCACTCGATATGA GTGGGACTGCAGTTTTCATAATGGGAGATTAGTAGAAGAGGTGGATGGTCACACAGCAATACTCTATCACAGACTTCTGCTCGACTGGTTTCCAAT GGTTGTGTGGCCTCGTGACCTCTGCTATGTTCGTTATTGGCGTCGTAATGACGATGGAAGCTATG TGGTATTGTTTCGTTCTAGGGAGCACGCTAATTGTGGTCCGCAACCTGGGTTTGTTCGAGCTCATCTTGAGA GTGGAGGATTTAACATCGCCCCACTAAAGCCCCGAAATGGAAGGCCCCGAACGCAAGTGCAACATCTAATACAAATTGATCTTAAAGGTTGGGGTGCAGGTTATCTTCCAGCATTTCAACAACATTGTCTTCTTCAAATGCTCAACAGTGTCTCTG GTTTGCGCGAGTGGTTCTTGCAGACGGATGAAAGAAGTCATCCGATCAGGATACCTGTTATGGTTAACATGGCACCTTCTTCCTTAGCCTTGGGCAAAGGTGGAAAGCCTCAGCATAAGTCTTCGCATTCTATTGATCAGACAAATGGGGCCGGGAGAAACTCTGTGCTAATGGATGAAGACTCGGATGACGATGACGAGTTTCAGATAGCTGAATCAGAACAAGAG cCTGATACGAGTAAGCCAGAGACTGTCGCCAAGAAAACAG AAGAGGAACCTGCTCTCGACATTGATCTGTCTTGCTTCTCGGGTAATCTACGACACGATGATAATGAAAATGGGCGTAACTGCTGGAGGATTTCGGATGGAAACAACTTCAAAATCCGTGGCCAGAGTTTCTGTGAAGACAAAAGAAAG ACTCCTGCTGGGAAGCATCTAATGGATCTTGTAGCCGTCGATTGGTTTAAAGACACTACAAGAATTGATCATGTGGCTAGACGCAAGGGCTGTGCAGCACAA GTTGCTGCAGAGAAGGGTCTTTTCTCATTGGTAGTAAATGTTCAA GTTCCTGGATCAACACACTACagtatgatattttatttcgtGACAAGAGAACTCGTACCTGGGTCCCTCTTCCAACGGTTTGTTGATGGTGATGACGAGTTTCGCAATAGTAGGCTCAAGCTTATACCTTTAGTCCCCaag GGTTCATGGATAGTAAGGCAAAGCGTAGGAAGCACCCCATGTCTTCTCGGGAAAGCAGTTGATTGCAACTACATCCGCGGTCCGACATACTTGGAA ATAGATGTAGATATCGGCTCATCCACCGTCGCAAACGGTGTTCTCGGTCTTGTCATCGGTGTTATCACATCTTTGGTTGTCGAGATGGCTTTCCTTGTACAG GCGAATACACCAGAAGAATTGCCGGAGAGACTTATCGGGGCAGTGAGGGTTTCCCATATAGAGCTATCGTCTGCTACAGTTCCCAAGTTGGATTCAGATTAG
- the LOC106377909 gene encoding uncharacterized protein LOC106377909, with protein MTTFVPLTKLRPFKDNWKIQVKCLHSWKQNTPFAGDTFEMVLADQWGNKIHATSKRSLMQRIQRVFPIDSWGVIEHVTVTPAGGQYRTTNYKYKMVIAEDAVLSRSDLADDRIFLSLANYEEIENGTKRPAFHVIGRIHELGDVQTVQVSGEDRKRVQFRLVDAEGNNLACCLWGTYAEQLEPFTGKDQTIICLIRFAKIKEFRGELQITNAFDASRLFLNAMIPEVTHLTEKLSNDDLSVGLVQKPSLYNRNDAEIKTISEAAEATQVEICKIICTIEAIDTDWSWFYIGCNRHQKRVNKIPNVDYGRMTKKDKPLFRCEHCRSNINTVGSKFKLHLVVKDDSATCNLMLLGSVGKSIVAVDAEELWDGSYEEIEDPEILPEPILSLVGKSFCFGISITLDNVTNGSDTFVVLEVCSGDKVLTIETGSQSNSDMVTTSSTMSSRSAMMLDQISSDECPTPITKRKEDDYDLQDLTSSSKKQCIKIIKQEKTKND; from the exons ATGACGACATTTGTTCCTCTCACAAAACTCAGGCCATTCAAAGACAACTGGAAAATTCAAGTGAAATGTTTACATTCATGGAAGCAAAACACACCTTTTGCAGGTGATACTTTCGAGATGGTCTTAGCAGATCAATGG GGTAACAAGATCCATGCTACTAGCAAACGATCTCTCATGCAACGGATTCAACGTGTCTTTCCTATAGATTCATGGGGAGTTATTGAACATGTTACCGTCACTCCAGCTGGTGGTCAATATCGAACTACCAACTACAAATACAAGATGGTTATAGCAGAAGACGCTGTGCTATCAAGATCAGATTTAGCTGATGATAGAATTTTCCTATCTCTTGCTAATTATGAAGAAATTGAAAATGGGACCAAAAGGCCAGCTTTCC ATGTTATAGGAAGAATTCATGAACTTGGTGATGTACAGACTGTTCAAGTTTCTGGCGAAGACAGAAAGAGGGTTCAGTTTCGTTTAGTTGACGCAGA AGGAAACAATCTAGCATGCTGTCTCTGGGGAACATATGCAGAGCAACTTGAACCGTTTACTGGCAAAGATCAAACAATTATTTGTTTGATCAGGTTTGCAAAAATCAAAGAATTTAGAG GAGAGCTGCAAATCACTAATGCTTTTGATGCTTCACGTCTGTTCCTGAATGCAATGATCCCTGAAGTTACCCATTTAACTgaaaa GCTGTCAAATGATGATCTCTCTGTTGGTCTGGTCCAAAAACCTTCTTTATATAACCGGAATGATGCTGAGATCAAAACAATTTCAGAAGCCGCTGAGGCCACTCAG gtGGAGATTTGCAAAATCATATGTACTATTGAAGCAATAGATACAGATTGGTCTTGGTTCTACATTGGTTGTAACCGGCACCAAAAACGTGTCAATAAGATTCCTAATGTTGATTATGGAAGGATGACAAAGAAAGATAAGCCTTTGTTTCGTTGTGAACATTGTCGTTCTAATATCAATACGGTTGGATCCAA ATTCAAGCTACATTTGGTTGTCAAAGATGACTCTGCAACATGTAATTTGATGTTGCTAGGCTCTGTTGGTAAGTCCATCGTTGCAGTGGATGCTGAAGAATTATGGGATGGCTCTTATGAGGAG ATTGAAGATCCAGAGATACTACCAGAACCTATTCTTAGTTTGGTGGGAAAGTCTTTCTGTTTTGGTATTTCCATAACGTTAGACAATGTCACAAATGGTTCAGACACTTTTGTTGTTTTAGAGGTTTGTTCTGGAGATAAAGTTCTTACTATCGAGACTGGCTCTCAATCTAATTCTGATATGGTCACTACTTCTTCTACCATGTCATCTAGATCA GCCATGATGTTGGATCAAATTTCCTCTGATGAGTGTCCAACTCCTATAACAAAGCGCAAGGAAGATGATTATGACCTACAGGACCTAACATCTTCTTCCAAGAAACAGTGCATCAAGATCATCAAACAAGAGAAGACCAAGAATGATTAG